DNA sequence from the Alphaproteobacteria bacterium genome:
CCGCGAATGATGCGCCGCGCCAGCCCCTCGGCGATGGCCGTCTTGCCGACGCCCGGATCGCCAACCAGCAGCGGATTGTTCTTCTGGCGGCGGCACAGGATTTGCGCCGTGCGCTCGACCTCGGCGGCGCGGCCGATCAGCGGGTCGATCTTGCCCTGCTTCGCCTTCTCGTTGAGATTCACGCAATAGGCGTCGAGCGCGTCCTTACCGCGCCGGACCACGCGCTCGGCTTCGGCGTCTTCGTCGGCGCCGCTGGCCGAAGCGGAGGCGAAGCCGCCGCCCGCCACCTTGGTGATGCCGTGCGAGATGTAGTTCACCGCGTCGAAGCGCGTCATGCCGTGATTTTGCAGGAAATAGACGGCGTGGCTTTCGCGCTCGGAGAACAGCGATACCAGCACGTTCGCGCCCGTCACCTCCTCGCGTCCCGACGACTGCACATGGATCGCCGCGCGCTGCAGCACGCGCTGGAAGGCGGTCGTCGGCTTTGGATCGGCCGTGTCGGGCGCGAGGGTGCCGAGGCCGTCATCCAGATGCTCGATAAGCTCGGCGCGCAGTTTTTCGATATTAAGGCCGCAGGCGCGCATGACCGCGACGGCGTCCTGATCCTCGGTCAAGGCCAGCAGCAGATGCTCGAGCGTCGCGAATTCGTGACGCCGCTCATGCGCGAATTGCAGCGCCCGATGCAAGGTTTGTTCGAGATTGCGCGCCAGCATGAACTACTCCTTTTCCATCGTGCATTGCAGGGGATGCTGTTTCCGCCTCGCGGCGTCCATGACCTGCGTGACTTTCGTTTCGGCGACTTCATGCGTATAGACGCCGCACAGCCCCACGCCGCGCTGATGAACATGCAGCATGATGCGCGTCGCCTCCTCCCGGTTCTTGCCGAAAAAGGTTTCCAGAACCTGAACCACGAATTCCATCGGCGTATAATCGTCGTTGAGCAGCAGAACTTTATACAAAGACGGCTTTTTGGTCTTCGGCCTGCTTTTGACGGCAAGACCGGCAGCGGGATCGTCGCGGTCGTCGGGAAGATGCGGTTTCTTCGGGGCCATGGGGCCGATTATAGCAGAATCCGGAGACAAATCGAGGGCAAATAAGGGCGCGAAATCCCCGCTTGACTGGATATCATCCCGCTACAATAGTGGGATAAATCCTTTCATGAGGAGTTTGCCATGCAGGCAAAAACCATACTTTTCCAAACGACCCCGGAGCAGCGCGTCCAGATTCCCCCCATCGCCCTTGAACTGCGCAGAAGCGGCCAAGCGGCTTCTTTCGTGGAAAGCGTCATGGAGGTGGCGGGCGGCGATCAGGGCGTATTCGATATGCTGTCGCTGTGGAAACAAGCTAAAACCGAGCAGGATCGCGGCGCGGCGCTTGCCGATCTCAAGGATATGGTGCTG
Encoded proteins:
- the clpS gene encoding ATP-dependent Clp protease adapter ClpS is translated as MAPKKPHLPDDRDDPAAGLAVKSRPKTKKPSLYKVLLLNDDYTPMEFVVQVLETFFGKNREEATRIMLHVHQRGVGLCGVYTHEVAETKVTQVMDAARRKQHPLQCTMEKE